Proteins encoded in a region of the Marmota flaviventris isolate mMarFla1 chromosome 3, mMarFla1.hap1, whole genome shotgun sequence genome:
- the LOC139705086 gene encoding uncharacterized protein C12orf71 homolog — MSLSGGHTPYEDTIDWTDSNSSEDSTTDVSSCYYFFPVQQSWVTERSRLPMGRQEQIYDNSEQLCELPIVQVVEDHLGSRYEDSPAIADPHGDYQRMVKYPQERGNQNFWKQEGLMRYLDAFLEDLKGDEDDDQDKHDDHDKHGAHADADDDNNDDDNNDDDDDDDDDQTFSDSALDEDLEASTSASPQLDQLTCQERDACQAWP, encoded by the coding sequence ATGAGCCTCTCTGGAGGCCATACCCCCTATGAGGACACCATCGACTGGACGGACAGTAACTCCTCTGAAGACTCGACTACAGACGTTTCTTCCTGCTACTACTTCTTTCCGGTCCAACAGTCATGGGTGACTGAAAGAAGCAGGTTGCCCATGGGAAGGCAAGAACAAATTTATGACAACTCAGAGCAGCTTTGTGAGCTGCCCATCGTACAGGTCGTGGAGGATCATCTGGGCTCCCGCTATGAAGACTCACCAGCTATTGCAGATCCACATGGAGACTACCAAAGGATGGTCAAGTACCCACAGGAGAGGGGAAACCAGAATTTCTGGAAACAGGAAGGTCTAATGAGATACCTTGATGCATTTCTAGAGGATCTAAAAGGCGACGAAGATGATGACCAGGACAAACACGATGACCATGACAAACACGGTGCCCATGCCGATGCCGATGACGACAACAACGATGATGACAATAATGATGATGACGACGACGACGACGATGATCAAACGTTTTCTGATTCTGCTCTGGATGAGGATCTAGAGGCATCCACAAGTGCCTCTCCCCAGTTGGATCAGCTCACTTGTCAAGAACGTGATGCTTGTCAGGCCTGGCCCTGA
- the LOC114091629 gene encoding LOW QUALITY PROTEIN: uncharacterized protein C12orf71 homolog (The sequence of the model RefSeq protein was modified relative to this genomic sequence to represent the inferred CDS: deleted 1 base in 1 codon), whose translation MEDSSSNSNCTDEEDCISESESNLSLSVGYFPYEDSIAYEDTTSCEDLTSEGFSCHFLPPIQGTWGIKSLGGLLGIRDQIQDNPEMFSKLTISLAWDVDMGSDHQDSLSNLDLNGDNQWIGKWPQERTKLTLCKLDNLMQKLKAFLENQKEDTDDDSVLSQSTQEEDLQPSSYFPLNMYQVSQ comes from the exons ATGGAAGACTCATCCTCCAATAGCAACTGCACTGATGAAGAGGACTGCATTTCTGAATCTGAATCCAACCTGAGCCTCTCTGTAGGCTATTTCCCCTATGAGGACAGCATTGCCTATGAAGACACAACCTCCTGTGAAGACTTGACTTCCGAAGGTTTTTCCTGCCACTTTCTCCCTCCCATCCAAGGGACATGGGGGATTAAAAGTTTA GGAGGCCTGTTGGGGATAAGAGATCAAATTCAGGACAACCCAGAGATGTTTTCCAAACTAACCATCTCACTGGCCTGGGATGTTGATATGGGCTCTGATCATCAAGACTCACTATCTAATTTAGATCTAAATGGAGACAACCAGTGGATAGGAAAGTGGCCACAGGAGAGGACAAAACTGACTCTCTGCAAACTGGACAATCTAATGCAAAAGCTTAAGGCATTtctagaaaatcagaaagaagatACAGATGATGACTCTGTGCTCTCTCAATCTACTCAGGAGGAAGATCTCCAACCTTCCAGCTACTTCCCTCTCAATATGTATCAGGTCAGTCAATAA